The following are from one region of the Cyclopterus lumpus isolate fCycLum1 chromosome 21, fCycLum1.pri, whole genome shotgun sequence genome:
- the LOC117750582 gene encoding uncharacterized protein LOC117750582, whose translation MPPKAPRLTVEKDALPSQVLEIIGGITFEALQSLEDPEERDVWSMEEGDDSVFYSDEDRAHQDIKANTSCGFGAIDGELLVNSVAADEDDTGDECTMDEDIAELETEVTQKVILSEKEENRQELQKSKAVPMDQSDPAEPGAPSSLTAEKPASTCAESLTCTITDMQTQQNILAEKANLPVEKIQVKPNSEPFYETNEERCTRPSREADVPEQNYSAQLQMSGGRPLQVELEEDHTSNVSVGFHQNSSSGYSTLPRPKKSSNHLSSSKYDTASFRKIRRGNTRQKIEDFEYMIRNL comes from the exons ATGCCTCCAAAGGCCCCGAGGCTCACAGTAGAAAAAGATGCACTCCCATCCCAAGTACTGGAGATCATTGGAGGAATCACTTTTGAGGCCCTCCAGAGCCTGGAGGATCCTGAAGAAAGAGACGTGTGGTCaatggaggagggagatgaCTCTGTGTTCTACAGTGACGAGGACCGAGCTCATCAGGACATAAAAGCAAACACATCTTGTGGGTTTGGTGCTATCGACGGCGAGCTTCTTGTCAACAGTGTGGCAGCTGATGAGGATGATACGGGGGATGAATGCACCATGGACGAAGACATCGCAGAGTTGGAGACGGAAGTGACTCAGAAGGTCATTCTGAGTGAGAAAGAAGAGAATCGACAAGAGCTCCAGAAATCAAAAGCTGTACCCATGGATCAGTCAGATCCTGCAGAACCAGGAGCACCGTCTAGTCTAACTGCAGAGAAGCCAGCGAGCACCTGTGCAGAATCTCTAACCTGCACCATTACAGACATGCAAACGCAGCAAAACATACTAGCAGAAAAAG CAAATCTACCGGTTGAAAAAATACAAGTGAAGCCAAACAGTGAACCCTTTTATGAAACCAACGAGGAGCGTTGTACAAGACCGAGCAGGGAGGCAGACGTCCCAGAGCAGAATTATAGTGCTCAACTCCAGATGTCCGGTGGCAGGCCGCTTCaagtggagctggaggaggaccaCACCTCCAATGTCTCTGTGGGGTTTCATCAAAACTCCAGTTCAGGCTACTCCACTTTGCCTCGGCCAAAGAAATCCTCCAAccacctctcttcctccaaATACGACACCGCGTCCTTCCGCAAGATCCGCAGAGGCAACACCCGCCAGAAGATAGAGGACTTTGAGTACATGATCAGGAATTTATAA
- the LOC117750727 gene encoding polypeptide N-acetylgalactosaminyltransferase 5 — protein sequence MMKIRRYLRGSGRVLAFVFIASVIWLLLDMAALRISMDDVNSQLLKERVIRDREISKQQRGTQLVKQGFKNPVQRVDLAVTRAGKAPLSSSIKLAHVYRHGGQRQSHQGDHLPKADQPKHVAFEHKEGHRNVTPKQDVPARKKAVDLDLNGMKTEMSRGTLPVVVPNISQVPPGVQENKHGKKGPVNSEPKAETGTEVSLQAHPVKTTTKLPKKDVKGKVVDHKTEEKHVKTIAKSDLKAAKETLIPTIKLRAGEDSKDKHVTAVRKPSVHKVLSLDMTIVPRDANAMGQFGQAALVASNEDLEVRKRWNEGHFNVFLSDKIPVDRAVPDTRPEMCPQHLVHDNLPSTSVIFCFVDEVWSTLLRSVHSVLNRSPPHLLTEIILVDDFSTKDYLKEKLDTYMFQFPKVRIIRLKERQGLIRARLAGAAVAKGEVLTFLDSHIECNVGWLEPLLERVYLDRKKVPCPVIEVISDKDMSYLLVDNFQRGVFKWPLVFGWSALPDEYIRKNNMTVSDPIRCPVMAGGLFSIDKKYFYELGAYDPGLDVWGGENMEISFKIWMCGGEIEIIPCSRVGHIFRGQNPYKFPKDRQKTVERNLARVAEVWLDEYKDLFYGHGYHHLRDKKSINIGNLTEQIELRKKLKCKSFQWYLDNVYPDMKPPLVQAEGLVFNRGLRKCLTLQKGSLSFDTCDLSRQSQHFNYTWMRHLRQEDLCVAPHGNGSGFALQLCDNAKPEHRWFHKSSDSALEEHLQAEFMSNRMCLEAGPQDDTLHLNPCETRNAFQKWQFTKYHTQ from the exons ATGATGAAGATTAGGAGATACTTAAGGGGAAGTGGGAGGGTTCTCGCGTTCGTGTTTATCGCCTCTGTCATTTGGCTGCTGCTGGACATGGCAGCACTTCGCATTTCAATGGACGATGTGAACAGTCAGCTGCTGAAGGAGCGAGTTATAAGAGACCGGGAGATTTCAAAACAGCAGCGGGGGACACAGTTGGTGAAACAGGGGTTTAAGAACCCGGTTCAGAGGGTGGACCTCGCTGTTACACGTGCTGGGAAAGCACCACTCAGTTCAAGCATCAAACTGGCTCATGTCTACAGACATGGAGGGCAGAGACAGAGTCACCAAGGAGATCATCTTCCCAAGGCTGACCAACCCAAGCATGTTGCTTTTGAACATAAAGAAGGACACCGCAATGTCACACCGAAGCAGGATGTTCCTGCAAGGAAGAAAGCAGTCGACTTGGATCTGAATGGGATGAAAACAGAGATGAGTAGAGGGACGTTACCTGTGGTAGTGCCTAATATATCCCAAGTGCCGCCTGGTGttcaggaaaacaaacatggaaAGAAGGGACCCGTTAATTCTGAACCTAAGGCCGAGACTGGAACAGAGGTGAGTTTGCAGGCACACCCTGTTAAGACAACAACTAAATTGCCAAAGAAGGATGTAAAAGGAAAGGTGGTAGACCATAAAACAGAGGAGAAACACGTTAAGACGATCGCCAAGAGTGACCTGAAGGCAGCGAAGGAAACCCTGATACCTACAATTAAGCTCCGAGCAGGAGAGGACTCCAAGGATAAACATGTCACTGCGGTCAGAAAACCAAGTGTCCACAAAGTGCTTTCCCTGGATATGACTATAGTTCCCAGAGACGCCAACGCAATGGGCCAGTTCGGTCAGGCAGCCCTTGTCGCCAGTAATGAAGACTTAGAGGTGAGGAAGAGATGGAACGAAGGGCACTTCAATGTCTTCCTGAGCGACAAGATTCCAGTGGACCGTGCCGTCCCAGACACCAGGCCTGAGAT gtgtccACAGCATCTGGTCCACGATAACTTGCCGTCCACCAGTGTGATTTTCTGTTTCGTGGATGAAGTTTGGTCCACGCTCCTCCGCTCTGTGCACAGTGTGCTCAACAGATCTCCACCACACCTCCTCACAGAGATCATTCTGGTGGATGATTTCAGCACCAAAG ACTATCTGAAAGAGAAGCTAGATACATACATGTTCCAGTTTCCCAAAGTGCGAATCATTCGCCTAAAGGAGCGGCAAGGCCTCATCAGGGCCAGGCTGGCTGGAGCGGCTGTAGCCAAAG GTGAGGTTCTTACCTTCCTCGACTCCCACATTGAATGTAACGTGGGCTGGCTGGAGCCGCTGCTGGAGAGAGTCTATCTGGACCGCAAGAAGGTGCCTTGTCCGGTTATTGAAGTCATCAGTGATAAGGACATGAG TTATTTGCTGGTTGACAACTTCCAAAGAGGTGTTTTCAAATGGCCTTTGGTTTTTGGCTGGAGTGCATTACCAGATGAGTATATTAGGAAGAATAACATGACCGTCTCCGATCCCATCAG ATGTCCAGTTATGGCTGGAGGCCTTTTCTCCATCGACAAAAAATACTTCTATGAGCTTGGTGCTTATGATCCAGGCCTGGATGTGTGGGGTGGGGAGAACATGGAGATTTCATTTAAG ATCTGGATGTGTGGAGGGGAAATCGAGATTATCCCCTGCTCTCGAGTGGGACACATCTTCCGAGGACAGAATCCTTACAAGTTCCCCAAAGACAGGCAGAAAACAGTGGAGCGTAACCTGGCGAGGGTGGCAGAGGTCTGGCTGGATGAGTACAAGGACCTTTTCTACGGCCATGGCTACCACCACCTGCGAGATAAAAAGTCCATTAACATCGGCAACCTCACCGAGCAGATTGAGCTGAGGAAGAAGCTCAAATGCAAGAGCTTTCAGTGGTACCTGGATAACGTGTATCCAGATATGAAGCCTCCCTTAGTCCAAGCTGAGGGCCTG GTCTTTAACCGCGGCTTAAGAAAATGCCTCACTCTGCAGAAAGGCTCTCTGTCGTTTGACACGTGTGACCTCAGCAGGCAG AGTCAGCACTTTAATTACACCTGGATGAGACATCTTCGCCAGGAAGATCTATGTGTCGCACCCCACGGCAATGGCAGCGGCTTTGCTTTACAATTATGTGACAACGCCAAGCCTGAACATCGCTGGTTCCACAAATCATCCGACTCCGCTCTG GAGGAGCACCTCCAGGCAGAGTTTATGTCCAACCGCATGTGCCTGGAGGCGGGGCCTCAAGATGACACTCTTCACCTGAATCCATGTGAAACCAGAAACGCCTTCCAAAAGTGGCAATTCACAAAATACCACACTCAGTGA
- the LOC117750583 gene encoding uncharacterized protein LOC117750583 — translation MEGRLEPIVLASVIWLLLDMAALRISMDDVNSQLLKERVIRDREISKQQRGTQLVKQGFKNPVQRVDLAVTRAGKAPLSSSIKLAHVYRHGGQRQSHQGDHLPKADQPKHVAFEHKEGHRNVTPKQDVPARKKAVDLDLNGMKTEMSRGTLPVVVPNISQVPPGVQENKHGKKGPVNSEPKAETGTEVSLQAHPVKTTTKLPKKDVKGKVVDHKTEEKHVKTIAKSDLKAAKETLIPTIKLRAGEDSKDKHVTAKASSVARCAQCDGRPVS, via the exons atggagggcaggctggaaccaatagttctcgCCTCTGTCATTTGGCTGCTGCTGGACATGGCAGCACTTCGCATTTCAATGGACGATGTGAACAGTCAGCTGCTGAAGGAGCGAGTTATAAGAGACCGGGAGATTTCAAAACAGCAGCGGGGGACACAGTTGGTGAAACAGGGGTTTAAGAACCCGGTTCAGAGGGTGGACCTCGCTGTTACACGTGCTGGTAAAGCACCACTCAGTTCAAGCATCAAACTGGCTCATGTCTACAGACATGGAGGGCAGAGACAGAGTCACCAAGGAGATCATCTTCCCAAGGCTGACCAACCCAAGCATGTTGCTTTTGAACATAAAGAAGGACACCGCAATGTCACACCGAAGCAGGATGTTCCTGCAAGGAAGAAAGCAGTCGACTTGGATCTGAATGGGATGAAAACAGAGATGAGTAGAGGGACGTTACCTGTGGTAGTGCCTAATATATCCCAAGTGCCGCCTGGTGttcaggaaaacaaacatggaaAGAAGGGACCCGTTAATTCTGAACCTAAGGCCGAGACTGGAACAGAGGTGAGTTTGCAGGCACACCCTGTTAAGACAACAACTAAATTGCCAAAGAAGGATGTAAAAGGAAAGGTGGTAGACCATAAAACAGAGGAGAAACACGTTAAGACGATCGCCAAGAGTGACCTGAAGGCAGCGAAGGAAACCCTGATACCTACAATCAAGCTCCGAGCAGGAGAGGACTCCAAGGATAAACATGTCACTGCG AAGGCCAGCTCAGTAGCCAGATGTGCTCAGTGTGATGGACGCCCAGTCAGCTGA